In Haloterrigena alkaliphila, a single genomic region encodes these proteins:
- a CDS encoding enoyl-CoA hydratase-related protein, with translation MGWETLEVTEHGEGIVEIALDRPESRNAQNFELIEELDDATQEYDGDDETRVIVLSGNGPDFSTGHELAGDDLEYLEEEDAIPEIPDGNVTEFIADGQIPHEEEMYFEKCINIKELSVPTIAQIHGYCGGAGLMLMTACDLAVASEDAVFQNPVMRFCGCGVELLLEPWEMGFRRGKEFLWTGEEISSDEAVDLGMVNRAVPGEQLADETMTLATKIARMPPFTLQLSKRSFNFMESQMGLRDAWKYHFMVHQIAHLSREWTEWHEEMNEVLAEEGFGEWIRQRDAPFDID, from the coding sequence CGCTCTGGACCGTCCCGAGTCGCGAAACGCACAGAACTTCGAACTCATCGAGGAACTGGACGACGCGACCCAGGAGTACGATGGGGACGACGAAACCCGAGTCATCGTCTTATCCGGGAACGGCCCCGACTTCTCGACGGGACACGAACTGGCCGGGGACGACCTCGAGTATCTGGAGGAAGAGGACGCAATTCCGGAGATTCCCGACGGTAATGTTACCGAGTTTATCGCCGACGGGCAGATCCCCCACGAGGAAGAGATGTACTTCGAGAAGTGTATCAATATAAAGGAGTTGTCGGTCCCAACCATCGCGCAGATACACGGCTACTGCGGGGGTGCCGGCCTGATGCTAATGACCGCCTGCGACCTCGCGGTCGCCAGCGAGGACGCCGTGTTCCAGAACCCTGTGATGCGGTTCTGCGGTTGCGGCGTTGAGTTGTTGTTAGAGCCGTGGGAGATGGGATTCAGGCGAGGAAAGGAATTCCTCTGGACGGGCGAGGAGATATCCAGCGACGAAGCGGTGGACCTCGGGATGGTGAACAGGGCCGTTCCGGGAGAACAGTTAGCGGACGAGACGATGACGTTGGCAACAAAGATCGCCCGCATGCCGCCGTTCACCCTCCAGCTGTCCAAGCGGTCGTTCAACTTCATGGAGAGCCAGATGGGACTGCGAGACGCCTGGAAGTACCACTTCATGGTCCACCAGATCGCCCATCTCAGCCGTGAGTGGACCGAGTGGCACGAGGAGATGAACGAGGTTCTCGCCGAGGAAGGGTTCGGTGAGTGGATCCGACAGCGGGATGCCCCCTTCGATATCGACTGA
- a CDS encoding enoyl-CoA hydratase/isomerase family protein encodes MREVGTGHVLVDVDGHRADIVLNRPDKRNAMNEDVLSDLKRAFEDVDAKESVRAIALLGKGPVFCAGMDLEMMRDRGEQAGHGEGTSGTRAGNLLGEVVEAIDTARVPTVVGIKRAAPAGAFELSLPADFRIISEDANYGVIEVQLGTFPHGGATQRLPRMIGLAKAKELVLSGEFIDPVEAERIGLVNDVCEADAVDDRARELADNLAENAPLGMERARTALNAALEMPLDEGLAYERSLGAQLDGTHDYTEGFTARLEGREPEFEGR; translated from the coding sequence ATGAGAGAAGTTGGCACTGGTCACGTGCTCGTGGATGTTGACGGTCACCGCGCCGATATCGTCCTGAACCGTCCGGACAAGCGAAACGCGATGAACGAGGACGTCCTTTCTGATCTGAAGCGCGCGTTCGAGGACGTCGATGCAAAGGAGAGCGTCCGCGCAATCGCGTTGCTCGGAAAGGGTCCCGTTTTCTGTGCGGGGATGGATCTCGAGATGATGCGAGATCGTGGCGAACAGGCCGGACACGGAGAGGGTACCAGCGGTACGCGCGCTGGCAACCTCCTCGGGGAGGTCGTCGAGGCCATCGATACTGCGCGCGTTCCGACCGTCGTCGGTATTAAGCGCGCCGCGCCCGCCGGTGCGTTCGAGCTGTCGCTCCCAGCGGACTTTCGAATTATTTCCGAGGACGCGAACTACGGCGTCATCGAGGTCCAGCTCGGCACCTTCCCCCACGGCGGCGCGACCCAGCGGCTACCCCGCATGATCGGTCTAGCGAAGGCCAAAGAGCTCGTCCTGAGCGGGGAGTTTATCGATCCCGTCGAGGCCGAGCGGATCGGTCTCGTCAACGATGTCTGCGAGGCGGACGCGGTCGACGATCGTGCTCGCGAGTTAGCCGATAACCTCGCCGAGAACGCACCGCTGGGGATGGAACGTGCGCGAACAGCGCTCAACGCTGCCCTCGAGATGCCGCTCGACGAAGGACTGGCCTACGAGCGATCCCTCGGCGCGCAACTCGACGGGACCCACGACTACACGGAGGGATTCACGGCGCGCCTCGAGGGGCGCGAACCGGAGTTCGAAGGCCGATAG
- a CDS encoding CaiB/BaiF CoA transferase family protein, giving the protein MRLDGISVLDLTRLLPGPYATQLLADSGADVVKVEDTGAGDYARHEEPRSDRDVGALFEMVNRGKRSVSLNLKTDDGTDAFYRLVETADVVIEGFRPGVVDRLGIDYETLREHNDDLVYCSLTGYGQEGPWSDRAGHDLNYVALGGLLDMTRESPTTKPQMPGYPIGDMAGGLFTAFAVTEALLSRELGNTGGEYIDIAMTDVIASFSQSVAYQALTGDPAEPRPGQTALTGGLPWYDSYETADEQWVTVAALEPKFWRTFCETVDMEHLIDAHGDTDPSALEDVTAELEELFQTRTRDEWEEMFDGVDAAVAGVYSPAEAVDHPQITARDLVERPDNGPPRIGFPAHSSEPPETTDERVPGQGEHTADYLAAVGYTDDEIESLRESGAAK; this is encoded by the coding sequence ATGCGACTCGATGGCATCAGCGTACTCGACCTCACTCGATTGCTCCCTGGACCGTACGCGACGCAGTTACTCGCCGACTCGGGTGCCGACGTAGTGAAGGTAGAAGACACCGGCGCAGGTGATTACGCTCGACACGAGGAGCCCCGCTCCGACCGCGACGTCGGTGCGCTCTTCGAGATGGTAAACAGGGGCAAGCGAAGCGTCTCGCTCAACCTCAAAACCGACGACGGGACGGACGCGTTCTACCGGCTCGTCGAGACGGCCGACGTCGTCATCGAGGGGTTCCGACCCGGTGTCGTCGACCGCCTCGGGATCGATTACGAGACGCTTAGAGAGCACAACGACGACCTCGTCTACTGCTCGCTCACGGGGTACGGTCAAGAGGGTCCGTGGTCGGATCGCGCGGGCCACGACCTCAACTACGTCGCTCTGGGTGGATTGCTCGATATGACTCGCGAATCGCCGACGACCAAACCACAGATGCCGGGGTATCCGATCGGGGACATGGCCGGCGGACTGTTCACCGCGTTCGCCGTCACCGAAGCGCTTCTCTCGCGTGAACTGGGGAATACCGGCGGCGAGTACATCGACATCGCAATGACCGACGTGATCGCCTCGTTCTCTCAGTCGGTCGCCTACCAGGCGCTGACGGGGGATCCCGCCGAGCCGCGTCCGGGACAGACCGCGCTCACCGGCGGGCTGCCGTGGTACGATAGCTACGAGACGGCCGACGAGCAGTGGGTGACCGTCGCAGCTCTCGAGCCGAAGTTCTGGCGGACCTTCTGCGAAACCGTCGACATGGAACACCTCATTGATGCACACGGCGACACCGATCCCAGCGCGCTCGAGGACGTCACCGCAGAGCTCGAGGAACTGTTCCAGACGCGGACGCGAGACGAGTGGGAGGAGATGTTCGACGGCGTCGACGCGGCGGTCGCCGGGGTCTACAGCCCGGCGGAAGCGGTCGATCACCCACAGATAACGGCCCGGGACCTCGTCGAGCGGCCCGACAACGGGCCGCCGCGGATCGGATTCCCCGCGCATTCGAGCGAACCGCCGGAGACGACCGACGAACGGGTCCCGGGTCAGGGAGAACACACCGCCGACTATCTCGCGGCTGTCGGATACACCGACGATGAAATCGAGTCGCTCCGCGAATCCGGCGCCGCGAAGTGA
- a CDS encoding enoyl-CoA hydratase/isomerase family protein, giving the protein MQETFDTTRVEFDEETGIGRLTLNRPDSLNALSGQLQTDIIDGLRLLEAENDDRNGIALRAVIVEGAEGNFCAGADITEFSETEPGASSDPEHYEFIMDFPVPVIAKIRGYCLGGGLETAMACDFRFAAEDARFGLPEVDLGIIPGAGGVQFISRLANPAAAKEIAMTGEHIGADRARNLGIVNRVPDDLDEATQRFAETIASKPPLAIQAIKESANVATQTGLREGRQYDRRLFEPLLDTEDHEEGARAFAEDDYEPEFSGR; this is encoded by the coding sequence ATGCAAGAGACGTTCGACACGACGAGAGTCGAGTTCGACGAAGAGACCGGTATCGGCCGCCTCACGTTGAATCGGCCCGATTCGCTCAACGCTCTCAGCGGCCAACTCCAGACGGACATCATCGACGGACTCCGGCTGCTCGAGGCCGAAAACGACGACCGAAACGGGATCGCACTGAGAGCGGTCATCGTCGAGGGTGCGGAGGGGAACTTCTGTGCCGGCGCCGACATCACCGAGTTCAGCGAGACGGAACCCGGCGCCAGTTCTGACCCCGAACACTACGAATTCATTATGGATTTCCCGGTACCGGTCATCGCAAAGATCCGTGGCTACTGTCTCGGCGGCGGCCTCGAGACGGCGATGGCCTGCGACTTCCGGTTCGCAGCCGAGGACGCTCGGTTCGGCCTTCCCGAAGTCGATCTTGGGATCATTCCCGGCGCGGGCGGGGTCCAATTCATCAGTCGACTCGCCAACCCGGCCGCAGCGAAAGAAATTGCAATGACCGGCGAGCACATCGGTGCCGACCGCGCGCGTAACCTGGGAATCGTCAATCGGGTCCCCGACGACCTCGACGAGGCGACCCAACGCTTCGCGGAAACGATCGCGTCGAAACCACCGCTCGCGATCCAGGCAATCAAGGAGTCCGCGAACGTCGCCACGCAGACCGGCCTACGAGAGGGACGACAGTACGACCGGCGTCTGTTCGAACCGTTGCTAGACACGGAAGATCACGAAGAAGGAGCGAGGGCGTTCGCCGAAGACGATTACGAACCGGAGTTCTCGGGTCGGTAG
- a CDS encoding acyl-CoA dehydrogenase family protein: MARSAETSPGVSFGTDDETDLILQSLDEFVEQEVKPLADELGETLTNPRLGHEPNGRLTDEVLEAKREVRRKSAEAGFYAMNMPETVGGEDVSAVTWYRANKHLATKDVPLASDVLAGPEGPKPLLAQAEGSQVERYLEPAMRGEKTTAFGQTEPGVGSDSPNMETRAEKDGDEWVLNGTKQWITNAPYADFIQVFARTSPQEEAGRHGGITCFIVESDEYEIGSLNNAVGATGMQAEVHFNDVRLPEDRVLGSVDNAFYDAMSFLGLGRVEIGATAVGHAESLLDTATEYANEREAFGDQIGQYQAISHKIARGRANAMAADAVGLKCAWLLDQGEAAIAESSILKWFATNAFWEIADDVVQIHGANGLAEENPFMDRLHRARIQRIVEGTDEIQLNTIAKQYGVKT; encoded by the coding sequence ATGGCACGATCAGCGGAGACTAGTCCCGGCGTTTCGTTCGGGACTGACGACGAAACGGATCTCATCCTACAGAGTCTCGACGAGTTCGTCGAGCAGGAAGTAAAGCCGCTCGCAGACGAACTCGGCGAGACACTCACGAACCCTCGACTCGGACACGAACCGAACGGTCGCCTGACCGATGAAGTGCTCGAGGCGAAACGCGAAGTACGACGGAAGAGTGCGGAGGCCGGATTCTATGCGATGAACATGCCCGAAACGGTCGGCGGCGAAGACGTGTCGGCCGTGACGTGGTACCGGGCGAATAAGCATCTCGCGACGAAGGACGTGCCGCTGGCGTCGGACGTACTTGCCGGTCCGGAGGGGCCGAAGCCGCTGCTCGCGCAGGCGGAAGGCTCGCAAGTCGAACGATACCTCGAGCCGGCGATGCGAGGGGAGAAGACGACTGCATTCGGACAGACAGAGCCGGGCGTGGGTTCGGACTCGCCGAACATGGAAACGCGAGCCGAGAAGGACGGGGACGAGTGGGTGCTAAACGGCACGAAACAGTGGATCACGAACGCCCCGTACGCGGACTTCATCCAGGTGTTCGCGCGGACCTCGCCGCAGGAGGAGGCCGGCAGACACGGCGGGATCACGTGTTTCATCGTCGAGTCCGACGAGTACGAGATCGGGTCCCTGAACAACGCCGTCGGTGCGACCGGCATGCAGGCGGAAGTCCACTTCAACGACGTCCGACTCCCGGAGGACCGTGTCCTCGGGAGCGTCGATAACGCGTTCTACGACGCGATGTCGTTCCTCGGACTCGGTCGCGTCGAAATTGGCGCGACGGCGGTCGGCCACGCGGAGTCACTGCTCGATACTGCTACCGAGTATGCGAACGAACGAGAGGCGTTCGGCGATCAGATCGGCCAGTATCAAGCGATTTCGCACAAAATCGCTCGCGGCCGAGCAAACGCGATGGCGGCCGACGCCGTCGGCCTCAAGTGCGCGTGGCTGCTTGATCAGGGCGAGGCTGCGATCGCCGAGTCGTCGATTCTCAAGTGGTTCGCCACCAACGCCTTCTGGGAGATCGCCGACGATGTCGTCCAGATTCACGGCGCCAACGGCCTCGCTGAGGAGAATCCGTTCATGGACCGCCTCCACCGCGCTCGTATCCAGCGAATCGTTGAGGGAACCGACGAGATCCAGCTCAACACGATCGCGAAACAGTACGGCGTGAAAACGTAG
- a CDS encoding MBL fold metallo-hydrolase, protein MALPLIETYPSWVIVSISMSRSDRTTTTRDVRVHQLEFSVDWPPGHAAAYVIPGDEPILVDAGTPGERGAEELRAELGDHGYDPSDIEHVVLTHGHADHVGQTPTLVEAGSPTVYAPRQIRDRYERDMETVAEQTRTNLLEAGLEPEYLDSASERLLSARRTVRESLPADAVDVWIDDEPFTVGTREVEPIYSPGHHISHFCFGTTLDGERVVFSGDMAMEPFRAPALLVNFDDGVEDSVRTFRATLERLKTYQFERVFPGHGPVHDRYQECLDRSIADLESKLDRCLERIESDRATAFQIASERAGTKRGISRIFAETVGLVGYLEDRGDVRSVLEDGVRFYERN, encoded by the coding sequence ATGGCTTTGCCGCTAATCGAAACTTATCCATCGTGGGTCATCGTATCTATCTCCATGAGCAGATCAGATCGGACCACTACTACTCGCGACGTGAGAGTTCACCAGTTGGAGTTTTCCGTCGACTGGCCGCCGGGTCACGCGGCGGCGTACGTGATCCCGGGTGACGAGCCGATTCTCGTCGACGCGGGGACGCCCGGCGAGCGCGGCGCCGAAGAGTTACGCGCTGAACTGGGCGACCACGGGTACGATCCGTCGGACATCGAACACGTGGTGCTCACGCACGGTCACGCGGATCACGTCGGCCAGACGCCGACGCTGGTCGAGGCCGGGTCGCCGACTGTCTACGCGCCCCGACAGATTCGGGATCGATACGAGCGGGATATGGAAACGGTCGCCGAGCAGACGCGAACGAACCTGCTCGAGGCTGGCCTCGAGCCCGAATACCTCGATTCCGCCAGCGAACGCTTGCTTTCAGCTCGACGCACGGTACGCGAGTCGCTTCCAGCGGACGCGGTCGACGTCTGGATCGACGATGAGCCATTTACCGTCGGTACACGCGAAGTCGAACCGATCTATTCGCCGGGACACCACATCAGTCACTTCTGCTTTGGGACGACTCTCGACGGTGAGCGGGTCGTTTTTTCGGGCGATATGGCGATGGAACCGTTCCGTGCGCCGGCGCTGCTCGTCAACTTCGACGACGGTGTCGAAGACAGTGTCCGAACGTTTCGGGCGACGCTAGAGCGCCTCAAGACGTATCAGTTCGAGCGAGTATTCCCAGGTCACGGTCCGGTACATGATCGGTACCAGGAGTGTCTCGACCGATCTATCGCAGATCTGGAGTCCAAACTCGATCGGTGCCTCGAGCGGATCGAATCGGACCGAGCGACGGCCTTTCAGATCGCATCGGAGAGGGCGGGTACGAAACGCGGAATCAGTCGAATATTCGCGGAAACCGTCGGACTCGTCGGATACCTCGAGGATCGAGGTGACGTTCGGAGCGTACTCGAGGACGGGGTTCGATTCTATGAGCGAAACTGA
- a CDS encoding acyl-CoA dehydrogenase family protein: MPGSETEVHDLIRSSVSELAADYDADYWREHVDEKRFPESYWQDLADNGWLGVAIDEEYGGEGMGMQEMTIVIEELSRAGGQGGIIFILTPVFDGISIQRHGTEAQKREFLPAIVNGNCRFCMGLTEPNAGTNTLSIETTAERDGDEFVIDGEKTFISSVENADEMLLVARTSPLDPADPTHGGTLFLVSDPADQEAISLSTLDTAVPWFEHQYQVNIDGLRVHEDDVLGTEDEGFRLMFDTLNTERIAGAASALGDGLRAVDLAVEYANDHDVFGQPIGAHQSIQHPLAESYAKLLAARQITYEAAAKWDRDEDCGMETNAAKLLTSQFSTEAASRAIQTHGGNGFTKEYEVYELWQNARVTETVPVSNEMAKNYIAEHHLGLPRSY, translated from the coding sequence ATGCCCGGTTCCGAGACGGAAGTCCACGACCTGATCAGGAGTTCGGTCAGCGAACTTGCCGCTGATTACGACGCCGACTACTGGCGCGAACACGTCGACGAGAAACGCTTCCCTGAGTCATACTGGCAGGACCTCGCGGACAACGGCTGGCTCGGCGTCGCGATTGACGAGGAGTACGGCGGTGAAGGGATGGGAATGCAGGAGATGACAATCGTCATCGAGGAACTCTCGAGGGCCGGCGGGCAGGGCGGGATTATTTTCATTCTTACGCCCGTGTTCGACGGCATTAGCATTCAGCGACACGGGACGGAGGCCCAGAAGCGGGAGTTCCTCCCAGCGATCGTAAACGGAAACTGTCGCTTCTGTATGGGACTGACCGAACCGAACGCAGGAACGAACACGCTTTCGATAGAGACGACGGCCGAACGCGACGGCGACGAGTTCGTGATTGACGGCGAGAAAACGTTCATCAGTAGCGTCGAGAACGCGGACGAGATGCTACTCGTCGCGCGCACTTCGCCGTTGGACCCTGCAGACCCGACCCACGGCGGGACGCTCTTCCTCGTCTCCGACCCGGCCGATCAGGAGGCAATCTCACTATCGACGCTCGATACCGCGGTGCCGTGGTTCGAGCACCAGTACCAGGTCAACATCGACGGGTTGCGCGTCCACGAGGACGACGTCCTCGGCACCGAAGACGAGGGATTCAGGCTCATGTTCGATACGCTCAACACCGAGCGAATCGCCGGTGCGGCGAGCGCCCTCGGCGACGGACTCCGGGCCGTCGACCTCGCGGTCGAGTACGCTAACGATCACGACGTGTTCGGACAGCCGATCGGAGCCCACCAGTCGATCCAGCATCCGCTCGCCGAGAGCTACGCAAAACTCCTCGCTGCACGCCAGATCACTTACGAGGCCGCCGCGAAGTGGGATCGCGACGAGGACTGCGGGATGGAGACGAACGCGGCCAAACTCCTCACCAGCCAGTTCAGTACCGAGGCCGCGTCGAGAGCGATCCAGACTCACGGTGGCAACGGGTTCACGAAGGAATACGAGGTATACGAGCTCTGGCAGAACGCGCGCGTGACGGAGACCGTTCCCGTTTCGAACGAGATGGCGAAAAACTACATCGCGGAACACCACCTCGGCCTCCCTCGTTCGTACTAG
- a CDS encoding acyl-CoA synthetase: MTYRSVYEAVYDQYETDMSWDEHAHVGDRESLNVATEALGRHASSSETGLRIRDFETGETHAYTFTELNAAANRVSNYLEAHTDRGDRIGAMLPTQFELYAVVFGTIKAGRIYLPLAPMFGPDALNYRLEDSGAAVLFTTPDGRETVDETLTTLERVVIVDGGDEEGVDSGGDVTVDDHDAVRDRSAAFETVETHPNDPYTLTYTSGTTGPPKGVLSAHRGPIELYAYTEYVVDLRPDDVYLVAASPSWSYGLNMGTIMSGIRGTAIGCYRGQFDPHAFFETLAEWDVDNAMIPPTALRQARAAGMDLDAYDVDLRVLVSAGESLDEETVAWCEDGLGAPPQDAYGLTEAGMAICNFAFDDWEVKPGSMGKVTPGEAVALLDEEGDEVEQGEVGEIAIKRDEDAQGSYWGRPEATLETFTGPWLRTGDLARRDEDGYYWYVSRADDVIISAGYRIGPAEVEETLLDHPAVEEAAVVGAEHEMRGEIVKAYVTLVENHEPDDELADELQEFARDELSKHEYPREIEFLDELPKTASGKIKRSALKG; encoded by the coding sequence ATGACATACAGGAGCGTATACGAGGCCGTATACGATCAGTACGAGACGGACATGAGCTGGGACGAACACGCTCACGTCGGCGACAGGGAGTCGCTCAATGTCGCGACCGAAGCGCTCGGTCGACACGCGTCGTCGTCCGAAACGGGTCTCCGGATTCGGGACTTCGAGACCGGCGAGACGCACGCCTATACGTTCACCGAACTCAACGCTGCAGCGAACCGCGTGAGCAATTACCTGGAGGCACACACCGACCGCGGCGATCGGATCGGTGCGATGCTTCCGACCCAGTTCGAACTGTACGCCGTCGTCTTCGGGACGATCAAAGCCGGGCGGATTTACCTCCCGCTCGCACCGATGTTCGGACCCGACGCGCTGAACTATCGACTCGAAGACTCGGGAGCGGCCGTCCTGTTCACGACGCCGGACGGACGCGAAACCGTCGACGAAACTCTCACGACGCTCGAACGCGTCGTCATCGTCGATGGCGGGGACGAAGAGGGGGTCGATAGTGGGGGCGACGTGACCGTCGACGACCACGACGCGGTCCGCGATCGATCCGCCGCCTTCGAAACCGTCGAGACGCACCCGAACGATCCATACACGCTGACGTACACGTCCGGAACTACCGGTCCGCCGAAGGGAGTCTTAAGCGCACACCGCGGGCCGATCGAACTCTACGCGTACACGGAGTACGTCGTCGATCTCCGTCCCGACGACGTCTATCTTGTCGCCGCGTCGCCGTCGTGGTCGTACGGCCTCAATATGGGCACGATTATGTCCGGAATCAGGGGAACGGCGATCGGTTGCTATCGTGGCCAGTTTGACCCTCACGCGTTCTTCGAGACGCTCGCGGAGTGGGATGTCGACAACGCCATGATCCCGCCGACGGCGCTGCGGCAGGCGCGGGCCGCCGGTATGGACCTCGACGCGTACGACGTCGACCTCCGCGTGTTGGTCTCGGCGGGCGAATCCCTCGATGAAGAGACCGTCGCCTGGTGCGAGGACGGACTGGGTGCCCCGCCGCAGGACGCCTACGGACTGACGGAAGCCGGCATGGCGATCTGTAACTTCGCGTTCGACGATTGGGAGGTGAAGCCCGGGAGCATGGGTAAGGTCACGCCGGGCGAAGCGGTAGCGCTGCTGGATGAAGAGGGCGACGAGGTCGAGCAGGGCGAGGTCGGTGAGATCGCGATCAAGCGCGACGAGGATGCACAGGGATCGTACTGGGGGCGACCCGAAGCGACGCTCGAGACGTTCACCGGTCCGTGGCTCCGGACCGGCGACCTCGCACGTCGGGACGAGGACGGCTACTACTGGTACGTCAGTCGTGCGGACGACGTCATCATCTCCGCCGGGTACCGTATCGGCCCCGCAGAAGTGGAAGAAACGTTGCTCGACCATCCCGCGGTCGAGGAGGCGGCGGTCGTCGGCGCGGAACACGAGATGCGGGGCGAAATTGTCAAAGCCTACGTTACCCTTGTCGAGAACCACGAACCCGACGACGAACTGGCCGACGAACTACAGGAATTCGCCCGTGACGAACTCTCGAAACACGAGTATCCCCGCGAGATCGAGTTCCTCGACGAACTCCCCAAGACTGCCAGCGGAAAGATCAAGCGGTCCGCCCTGAAGGGATAA
- a CDS encoding acyl-CoA synthetase: MTRIGQYHFYERDWDSYERLRDSFEWEVPEQFNMAEYVCDRWARERGRVAFFADDESGDSRTLTFRDVQLDANRLANHLSEAGVTAGDRIGICLGQRPEAAIAHIAAWKLGAVSVPLSTQFGDDALAYRLDDCRATACIVGESSVETLRSIRDDLEALETVLTVGTDPAPTETAWDAAMGQSSRRFETAETNADDDAIIIYTSGTTGDPKGVLHAHQLLFGNLPAFAEGFLEDGTTDGTVFWTPVEWSWIGSLFSLVMPALYYGRPVVAYDTDRFDAESAFELLERYEVTDLGAPPTALRMMMQIDDPAERYDLKSVRRVGAGGEAVGESVVDWVRETFDGVTVEELYGQTEANLLVADCRSLKRPRSGTIGLAVPGHEVAIVDPETAEPIDEPGEIGEIAVRYEDNPVCFEEYWEKPELTERKVQNGWLLTEDLGSVDEDGFFSFEGRKDDVIITSGYRVSPEELEETITGHDAVADVAVIGVPDEERGTVPKAFVVAVDERPRTELKETLGTRVKDRLAPYEYPREIEFIDDLPKTSTGKVRRQSLREREGIADS, encoded by the coding sequence ATGACACGGATCGGCCAGTACCACTTCTACGAACGGGACTGGGACAGTTACGAGCGGCTTCGCGACTCCTTCGAGTGGGAGGTCCCCGAGCAGTTCAACATGGCGGAGTACGTCTGCGATCGCTGGGCTCGTGAGCGCGGACGCGTCGCGTTCTTCGCCGATGATGAGTCGGGCGACAGCCGGACGCTCACGTTTCGAGACGTCCAACTCGACGCGAATCGCCTCGCGAACCACCTCTCGGAGGCAGGGGTCACCGCGGGCGATCGGATCGGGATCTGTCTCGGACAGCGGCCGGAGGCCGCTATCGCCCACATCGCGGCGTGGAAACTCGGCGCCGTCTCGGTGCCGCTCAGCACCCAGTTCGGGGATGATGCCCTCGCGTACCGACTCGACGACTGCCGCGCGACGGCCTGTATCGTCGGCGAGTCGAGCGTGGAGACCCTTCGATCGATCCGCGACGACCTCGAAGCGCTGGAAACGGTGCTGACCGTCGGGACCGACCCAGCTCCGACGGAGACCGCGTGGGATGCGGCCATGGGGCAGTCGTCGCGACGATTCGAGACGGCGGAGACGAACGCTGACGACGACGCGATCATCATCTACACGAGTGGGACGACGGGCGATCCCAAGGGCGTCCTTCACGCACATCAGTTGCTGTTCGGTAACCTGCCGGCGTTCGCCGAGGGTTTCCTCGAGGACGGAACGACCGACGGAACCGTGTTCTGGACCCCAGTCGAGTGGTCGTGGATCGGCTCGCTGTTCTCGCTTGTGATGCCGGCGCTGTACTACGGTCGACCCGTGGTCGCATACGACACCGACCGCTTCGACGCCGAATCAGCGTTCGAACTCCTCGAGCGGTACGAGGTGACGGACCTCGGGGCACCGCCAACTGCCCTCCGTATGATGATGCAGATCGATGATCCGGCGGAACGATACGATCTGAAGTCGGTTCGACGCGTTGGTGCAGGCGGTGAAGCGGTCGGTGAAAGCGTCGTCGACTGGGTTCGAGAGACGTTCGACGGCGTCACCGTCGAGGAACTCTACGGGCAGACCGAAGCGAACCTCCTCGTCGCCGACTGTCGCTCGCTGAAGCGACCGCGTTCGGGAACGATAGGGCTCGCAGTGCCCGGCCACGAGGTGGCGATCGTCGATCCGGAGACGGCCGAACCGATCGACGAACCGGGGGAGATCGGCGAGATAGCAGTTCGATACGAGGACAACCCGGTCTGCTTCGAGGAGTACTGGGAGAAACCGGAACTGACCGAGCGCAAGGTCCAAAACGGCTGGCTACTGACCGAGGACCTCGGATCGGTCGACGAGGACGGATTCTTCTCATTCGAGGGCCGCAAAGACGACGTGATCATCACGTCGGGCTATCGCGTGAGTCCCGAGGAACTCGAGGAGACGATTACGGGCCACGACGCGGTCGCCGATGTCGCCGTTATCGGCGTTCCGGACGAGGAGCGAGGGACGGTTCCGAAGGCGTTCGTCGTTGCCGTCGACGAGCGGCCGAGGACCGAGTTAAAGGAGACGCTTGGAACGCGCGTCAAGGACCGTTTGGCTCCCTACGAATACCCGCGAGAAATCGAATTCATAGACGATCTTCCGAAGACGTCTACCGGGAAGGTCCGCCGTCAGTCCCTCCGCGAGCGGGAGGGAATCGCGGACTCGTGA